The following are encoded together in the uncultured Draconibacterium sp. genome:
- a CDS encoding transposase — protein MYKNDGVTRRYSESFKLKILAELSTGKYSKRQLSRIYGIQSSTINEWVRKYDRKDLMNTRIMVETKDEISRLKALQKEVEQLKELLIKKDLDKLVLDSYLEVAAENLGYKSVEELKKNLNIKP, from the coding sequence ATGTATAAAAATGATGGAGTAACCAGGCGTTACAGCGAGAGTTTCAAACTCAAAATTTTAGCCGAACTTAGTACGGGTAAATATTCAAAAAGACAATTATCCCGGATTTACGGGATTCAGTCAAGTACAATCAATGAATGGGTACGAAAGTACGACCGCAAAGACTTAATGAATACGCGTATTATGGTAGAAACTAAAGATGAAATCAGCCGGTTAAAAGCTTTACAGAAAGAAGTTGAACAGTTGAAAGAACTGTTGATTAAGAAGGATTTAGACAAGCTCGTTCTGGATTCTTATCTGGAGGTGGCAGCAGAGAACCTGGGGTACAAAAGTGTGGAAGAACTAAAAAAAAACTTAAACATCAAGCCCTGA
- the gldG gene encoding gliding motility-associated ABC transporter substrate-binding protein GldG: MFSLLKKEIKTFLGSLIGYLAVLVFLLVSGLFLWVFPGTYNIPDNGYATLDGLFSLAPWLYLFLVPAITMRFFADEKRSGTIEILLTRPVSDFQLVLAKFLAGLVLVVFSLLPTLLYFLSVYLLGNPVGSIDVGATWGSFFGLFFLAIIYVAIGVFASALTDNQIVSFILSMAVSFLFYLGFEFAASSGVPYLLEQTLNWFSINSHYLSASRGVIDLQDVVYFLGMTILFLYATGLVLRKGKLKTGKAKLKVLFNVLGMLVLFFVSTNFLYRIDLTSDKRYSLSQVSKEIAAGIEEPVSIEFFLEGELEPGLKKLQNEVFEKIAVLNAYSNKPLRLKITDLYAIASEEKREQLIENLYAKGIIPTSFRHKTEKGVTTKLIFPGAVIRMGNKEVAVNFLKYNQDFSHEYNFNHSAESVEFELVNAFQKLMRNKKSTVAFLEGQGEFDAYQVMDISNALSADFDVVRITSETLGKYADNFDVLIVAGPTQTFEETDKFVIDQYIMNGGKVMWLIDPVQVDSDSLSRGFQTYAFPRDINLGDQLFKYGARLNYELLQDVDCSQIPVNTAPGGTEAKFTLHPWYYSPLLTPNDDHPLSRNLNRVLSEFVSSVDTISGNSNLTKSVILSTSPYARKVKSPSSVSLKNINNPPARELFTTPFIPVGVLIEGEFTSLYKNRMVEQLGYASNAVLNESKATKMVVIADAGLIANKVNYSGQSPQIQQLGFDRVVNRTWGNKEFLLNTVFYLNDDRGIMQLRNRTLKMRLLDQVKLREEKAFWQWLNILLPLLLVSLFGVVYNFVRRYKYARK; this comes from the coding sequence ATGTTTTCACTTTTGAAAAAAGAAATAAAGACATTTCTGGGGTCGCTGATCGGTTATTTGGCGGTGCTGGTTTTTTTGTTGGTAAGCGGATTGTTTTTGTGGGTATTTCCGGGTACCTATAATATTCCCGATAATGGGTATGCCACGCTTGACGGATTGTTCTCGCTGGCTCCGTGGTTGTATTTGTTTTTGGTGCCTGCCATTACCATGCGCTTTTTTGCCGACGAAAAACGAAGCGGAACCATCGAAATTTTATTAACCCGTCCCGTATCTGATTTTCAGTTGGTGCTGGCTAAGTTTTTGGCAGGTTTGGTGTTGGTGGTGTTCTCGCTTTTGCCCACTTTACTTTATTTTTTGTCGGTTTATTTGCTGGGAAATCCGGTGGGTAGCATCGATGTGGGCGCAACCTGGGGTTCGTTTTTCGGGCTCTTTTTCCTGGCAATTATTTATGTTGCCATTGGTGTTTTTGCTTCGGCCTTAACCGATAATCAAATTGTGTCGTTTATTCTGTCCATGGCCGTTTCCTTTCTTTTTTACCTCGGTTTCGAATTTGCTGCTTCGTCGGGTGTTCCTTATCTGCTCGAACAAACGTTAAACTGGTTTAGCATTAATAGCCACTATTTGTCGGCATCTCGTGGTGTGATTGATTTGCAGGATGTGGTTTATTTTCTGGGAATGACCATCCTGTTTTTGTATGCCACCGGTTTGGTGCTTCGTAAAGGAAAACTAAAAACCGGTAAAGCAAAGTTAAAAGTGCTTTTTAATGTGCTTGGAATGCTGGTTCTGTTTTTTGTTTCCACCAACTTTTTATACCGCATCGACTTAACTTCCGACAAACGTTATTCGCTGTCGCAGGTAAGCAAAGAAATAGCAGCTGGTATTGAAGAACCGGTTTCCATCGAGTTTTTTCTGGAAGGAGAACTGGAGCCGGGCCTGAAAAAATTACAAAACGAGGTGTTTGAAAAAATTGCTGTTTTAAATGCCTATTCAAACAAACCACTTCGTTTAAAAATAACGGATTTGTACGCCATTGCCAGCGAAGAAAAGCGCGAACAACTTATCGAAAATTTGTATGCAAAAGGAATTATACCAACCAGTTTCAGACATAAAACAGAAAAAGGAGTTACTACAAAATTGATTTTCCCGGGAGCAGTGATTCGTATGGGAAACAAAGAAGTTGCGGTTAACTTTTTAAAATACAACCAGGACTTTTCGCACGAATACAATTTTAATCATTCAGCCGAAAGTGTGGAGTTTGAGCTGGTAAACGCCTTTCAGAAATTAATGCGCAACAAAAAATCGACCGTGGCCTTTCTCGAAGGGCAGGGCGAATTTGATGCCTACCAGGTAATGGACATTTCAAATGCCCTGTCTGCCGACTTCGATGTGGTTCGTATTACAAGCGAAACCCTCGGAAAATATGCCGATAATTTTGATGTGTTGATTGTTGCTGGTCCTACGCAGACTTTTGAAGAGACGGATAAATTTGTGATTGACCAGTACATTATGAATGGCGGGAAAGTAATGTGGCTCATCGATCCGGTGCAGGTAGACAGCGACAGTTTGTCGCGGGGTTTTCAAACCTATGCATTTCCTCGCGATATTAACCTGGGCGACCAGTTGTTTAAATACGGTGCACGCCTGAATTACGAATTGCTGCAGGATGTTGATTGTTCACAGATTCCGGTAAACACGGCACCAGGCGGCACCGAGGCAAAATTTACCTTGCATCCATGGTACTATTCTCCCTTGTTAACGCCAAACGACGATCATCCGCTAAGCCGCAATTTAAACCGCGTTTTAAGCGAATTTGTTTCGTCGGTGGATACCATTTCGGGGAATTCGAATTTGACGAAATCGGTTATTTTATCAACATCGCCTTATGCACGAAAAGTAAAATCTCCATCGTCGGTGAGTTTAAAAAACATCAATAATCCACCCGCCCGCGAATTGTTTACAACGCCCTTTATTCCCGTTGGTGTTTTAATCGAAGGTGAATTTACATCCTTGTATAAAAACCGAATGGTGGAACAGTTGGGCTATGCGTCGAATGCGGTTTTAAACGAAAGCAAAGCCACAAAAATGGTGGTAATTGCCGATGCCGGATTAATTGCCAACAAGGTAAATTATTCGGGGCAATCGCCACAAATTCAACAGTTAGGCTTCGATCGTGTGGTAAACAGAACCTGGGGGAATAAGGAGTTTTTGTTAAATACCGTTTTCTATTTGAACGACGACCGTGGAATTATGCAATTGCGCAACCGTACACTAAAAATGCGCTTGCTCGATCAGGTAAAATTACGCGAGGAAAAAGCATTCTGGCAATGGCTGAATATATTGCTGCCCTTGTTGTTGGTTTCCTTGTTTGGGGTGGTTTATAATTTTGTGAGACGATATAAGTATGCGCGAAAGTAG
- the istB gene encoding IS21-like element helper ATPase IstB, with protein MNNIENQLAELRLHGIKSSWKALTETKRMSELTLPEGLEILLQAEIQDRENRRFDRLRKAAMFRYQASVEELNYDASRGLDKGLVSTLATGSYIAKGESVLITGATGCGKSFVSSALGHHACAQGYKVMYFNVQKLLQRTKMARLEGTIHQLLQKISKTNLLILDDFGLTHLEKQHQLDLMEIIEDRHARSATIIVSQLPVASWFDVIGEATIADAILDRLVHTSYRIELKGESLRRKM; from the coding sequence ATGAACAACATTGAGAACCAATTAGCAGAGCTGCGCTTACATGGAATTAAAAGCAGCTGGAAAGCGTTGACCGAAACAAAACGCATGAGTGAACTAACATTACCCGAAGGCCTTGAAATACTGCTGCAGGCAGAGATACAGGACCGGGAAAACCGTCGCTTCGACAGGCTCCGGAAAGCGGCAATGTTCCGCTACCAGGCTTCTGTCGAAGAATTGAATTATGACGCCTCAAGGGGGCTTGATAAAGGCCTGGTATCGACCCTTGCAACAGGAAGTTATATTGCAAAAGGCGAATCAGTTCTAATAACCGGTGCCACCGGGTGCGGTAAAAGTTTTGTCAGTTCGGCACTGGGGCACCACGCCTGTGCACAAGGATATAAAGTAATGTATTTTAATGTCCAGAAACTTTTACAACGCACTAAAATGGCACGCCTGGAAGGAACAATACACCAGCTTTTGCAGAAAATATCAAAAACTAATTTGCTGATACTTGATGATTTTGGGCTAACGCACCTGGAAAAACAACATCAACTTGATTTAATGGAAATTATTGAAGACAGGCATGCCAGGTCAGCAACAATAATTGTAAGCCAACTGCCTGTAGCAAGCTGGTTTGACGTGATTGGCGAAGCAACAATTGCCGATGCAATTTTAGACCGTTTGGTACATACGTCATACCGGATTGAATTGAAAGGAGAAAGTTTAAGAAGAAAAATGTAA
- a CDS encoding Shedu anti-phage system protein SduA domain-containing protein — protein MKLPTKITERPKSKDEIIHPADYPLKEYFTHKIFTKKGAKDEFIKLINDKSGESKIDNFLCDNPELFETLLDFTGNHGLWVIPKQQIKTRIGNERGLIPDFIVGGKNSDGFQWWVIELKGADAKLLKTNSQSEVYFTNEGNKGISQLIEYIDYCRKYQSHLRDSFQLKDFREPSGMLIIGTEEEFESNVLKQNFKAAWNRLTKPNLEIRTYNSMTRKL, from the coding sequence ATGAAACTACCTACAAAAATAACTGAAAGACCAAAATCAAAAGATGAAATTATTCATCCTGCTGATTATCCTTTAAAGGAATATTTTACGCACAAAATCTTTACTAAAAAGGGAGCAAAAGACGAATTTATTAAGCTTATAAATGATAAATCTGGAGAAAGTAAAATTGATAATTTCTTATGTGACAATCCTGAATTATTTGAAACTTTACTCGATTTTACTGGCAATCACGGTTTGTGGGTAATTCCGAAGCAGCAAATCAAAACAAGAATTGGAAATGAAAGAGGATTAATTCCTGATTTTATTGTTGGCGGAAAGAATTCAGATGGTTTTCAGTGGTGGGTTATTGAGTTAAAAGGAGCAGATGCAAAACTTTTAAAGACCAACAGTCAAAGTGAAGTATATTTTACAAATGAGGGAAACAAAGGTATTTCACAATTAATTGAGTATATCGATTATTGCCGAAAATACCAGTCCCATTTAAGAGATAGTTTTCAATTGAAAGATTTTAGGGAACCCTCGGGAATGTTAATTATTGGGACTGAAGAAGAATTTGAATCGAACGTTTTAAAACAAAATTTCAAAGCTGCTTGGAATCGGCTTACCAAACCCAACTTGGAAATAAGAACTTACAATTCGATGACAAGAAAACTTTAA
- the surE gene encoding 5'/3'-nucleotidase SurE, with product MSERPLILVTNDDGIHAKGLRELVEVMHFFGEVIVISSEVSMSGKACSITVDYPLRAVPVEKIHGVQTYKCNGTPVDCVKLSFNSLLDRTPDYVVSGINHGANSSISVIYSGTMGAAIEGSLHGVPSIGFSLDDFNPDADFSKAKMIVAKVFQSVMENGIPEYTCLNVNIPKGKPEGIKVCRQAHGKWEEEFQKRTDPHGREYHWLAGYFKNFEEEAIETDIHALNNNFASVVPVTVDMTCYKTMEQLKNWKF from the coding sequence ATGTCAGAACGTCCATTAATATTAGTTACCAACGACGACGGAATTCATGCAAAAGGATTGCGCGAACTGGTAGAAGTAATGCATTTTTTCGGCGAAGTAATTGTTATTTCTTCCGAAGTTTCCATGTCGGGGAAAGCCTGCTCCATAACCGTTGATTACCCGCTGCGGGCAGTGCCGGTCGAAAAAATACATGGAGTGCAAACCTACAAATGTAACGGTACTCCGGTTGACTGTGTAAAGCTGAGTTTTAACAGTTTGCTCGATCGTACACCCGATTATGTGGTGTCGGGAATCAACCACGGCGCCAACTCGTCGATTAGTGTAATTTACAGCGGAACCATGGGAGCTGCCATCGAGGGAAGTTTGCACGGAGTGCCGTCAATTGGTTTTTCGCTGGATGATTTTAATCCCGACGCCGATTTCTCGAAAGCAAAAATGATTGTGGCCAAAGTGTTTCAAAGTGTAATGGAAAACGGGATTCCGGAGTACACCTGTTTAAATGTGAATATTCCGAAAGGAAAACCCGAAGGAATAAAAGTATGCAGGCAGGCGCATGGCAAGTGGGAAGAGGAGTTTCAGAAACGCACCGACCCGCACGGACGCGAATACCACTGGCTGGCCGGTTATTTTAAAAACTTTGAAGAGGAAGCCATTGAAACCGACATTCACGCACTAAACAACAATTTTGCATCGGTGGTGCCCGTTACTGTTGATATGACGTGCTACAAAACCATGGAGCAGCTAAAAAACTGGAAGTTTTAA
- the istA gene encoding IS21 family transposase gives MSQVKQILQLYKQGYKIKPIAKNLSISKNTVKSYLEKYRSSKLSLDTLLKMEDHDLEKVFHPGNPAYKDDRFDILTDNLDYYTKELKREGVTRKLLWEEYRMSYPAGYSLSQFSFHLSQHLLTKRPSLVLKHEPGEKLFVDFAGKKLSYIDRETGEIIECQVFVACLPYSDYGFCVAVPSQSTDDFIHALTLCLESLGGAPKALVPDNLKAAVTKANRYEPTINRALEDFANHYNMAVVPARARKPQDKALVENQVKLIYNRVYARIRNQQFFSLGDLNAAITEHTAKHNQTRMQKRDYCRQEHFLSNEKHLLQPLPETAFEIKYYKEYKLAQNNHIYLGQDKHYYSAPYQHIGKKLKVVYTRSVVRIFSGNDMVAVHKRSFVKGGYTTDKNHLCSTHQHYLNRSPEYYRNKASKLSGALARLVELMFTQNRYPEHLYRGCDGLFSLWRNTPAETFDKACQIAIEHQNYSYRFVQNIIKNKMTETEEEKPGKALPEHNNIRGKEYYNNQLPFKILVNEQH, from the coding sequence ATGAGTCAGGTAAAACAAATATTACAACTGTACAAGCAAGGCTATAAAATAAAGCCTATTGCGAAGAATTTAAGCATCAGCAAAAACACCGTAAAAAGTTATCTTGAAAAATACCGAAGTTCAAAACTAAGCCTTGATACCTTGCTGAAAATGGAAGACCATGATTTGGAAAAAGTCTTTCATCCTGGCAACCCGGCTTATAAGGACGACCGGTTTGACATCCTCACAGATAACCTTGACTACTACACCAAAGAGCTGAAACGAGAAGGTGTTACCCGTAAGTTATTGTGGGAAGAATACCGGATGTCCTATCCAGCCGGTTATAGTTTAAGCCAGTTTAGTTTCCATTTATCACAGCACCTGCTGACCAAAAGGCCATCGTTGGTGTTAAAACACGAGCCGGGGGAAAAACTGTTTGTTGACTTTGCGGGCAAAAAGCTATCGTACATCGACCGCGAAACCGGGGAAATAATCGAATGCCAGGTTTTTGTAGCCTGCTTGCCGTACTCCGACTATGGCTTTTGCGTGGCTGTCCCAAGCCAGTCGACCGATGATTTTATACATGCCCTTACGCTATGTTTAGAAAGCCTGGGCGGGGCACCCAAAGCTTTGGTGCCGGACAACCTAAAAGCCGCTGTAACAAAAGCCAACCGGTACGAGCCCACAATAAACCGGGCACTGGAAGATTTTGCCAACCACTATAATATGGCAGTAGTCCCTGCCCGTGCGCGAAAACCGCAGGACAAGGCTTTGGTCGAGAACCAGGTGAAACTAATTTACAACCGGGTTTACGCACGAATACGCAACCAGCAATTTTTTTCGCTCGGAGACCTGAATGCTGCCATAACAGAACATACGGCAAAGCATAACCAAACCCGCATGCAGAAACGGGATTACTGCCGACAGGAACACTTCCTGTCAAATGAAAAACACCTGCTGCAACCCCTGCCCGAAACGGCCTTTGAAATAAAGTACTACAAAGAATACAAACTGGCACAGAATAACCATATTTACCTGGGACAGGACAAGCATTATTACAGTGCCCCATACCAGCATATCGGCAAAAAACTTAAAGTCGTTTACACAAGGTCTGTTGTCCGCATTTTTTCCGGTAACGACATGGTTGCCGTCCATAAACGGAGCTTTGTAAAAGGTGGTTATACTACCGACAAAAACCACCTGTGCTCCACCCATCAGCATTACCTGAACCGGAGCCCTGAATACTACCGGAACAAGGCATCTAAACTCTCCGGGGCCCTGGCCCGCCTGGTTGAGTTGATGTTTACACAAAACCGATACCCGGAACACCTGTACCGTGGGTGCGACGGCTTGTTTAGCCTCTGGCGCAACACTCCCGCGGAAACCTTTGACAAAGCCTGCCAGATAGCCATCGAACACCAAAACTACAGCTATAGGTTTGTACAAAACATCATAAAAAATAAAATGACAGAAACCGAAGAAGAAAAACCCGGCAAAGCCCTGCCGGAACACAACAACATAAGGGGCAAAGAATATTACAACAATCAATTACCATTTAAAATTTTAGTAAATGAACAACATTGA
- a CDS encoding DUF2971 domain-containing protein, translating to MTRRITDIELPKTLYKYRDWSNKFHRKLLTRQEIYFPKPSEFNDPFDGNIPIRWDLMTYEQCFEQNLKLINTVHKDKDQRLVREYAKKITDEKTLWHPDKLASERPEQQKKWDSVIGLLSLSSIPDNILMWSHYSNNHTGFVVGLETDSLFNDYDFDYIEPIVYQTQYPTISGVDESTEQFHKKFFSKSDLWSYEMEWRISKNHIEKRIVKFRKETISQLIIGCCSNKEQTNKIVKLGRNNFGAGIQIFKAVKDKYDFGLTLEQIE from the coding sequence ATGACAAGAAGAATTACAGATATTGAATTACCCAAAACTCTTTATAAGTATAGGGATTGGTCTAATAAATTTCATCGTAAATTATTAACACGACAAGAAATCTATTTTCCTAAACCATCTGAATTCAATGACCCATTTGATGGAAATATTCCGATTCGCTGGGATTTAATGACATATGAACAATGTTTTGAGCAAAATCTAAAACTTATAAATACTGTACATAAAGACAAAGACCAAAGATTAGTTAGAGAATATGCAAAAAAGATAACTGATGAGAAAACACTTTGGCATCCTGATAAATTAGCCAGTGAAAGACCAGAGCAACAAAAAAAATGGGATTCAGTCATTGGTCTTCTTTCTTTATCATCAATTCCCGATAATATATTAATGTGGTCACATTACTCAAATAATCATACAGGATTTGTAGTTGGTTTAGAGACAGACTCATTATTTAACGATTATGACTTTGATTATATAGAACCAATTGTTTATCAAACACAATACCCTACGATTTCAGGAGTCGATGAATCTACAGAACAATTTCATAAAAAGTTCTTTAGTAAATCGGATTTATGGAGTTATGAAATGGAATGGAGAATTAGCAAAAACCATATTGAGAAACGAATTGTAAAGTTCAGGAAAGAAACTATTAGTCAATTAATTATTGGTTGCTGTTCTAATAAAGAACAAACTAATAAAATTGTAAAGCTTGGAAGAAACAATTTTGGAGCAGGAATTCAAATTTTTAAAGCAGTTAAGGATAAATATGATTTTGGATTAACTTTAGAACAAATAGAATGA
- a CDS encoding IS3 family transposase: MNATSKTKQTGIASMSEVCACFHLKRDAFYKYQKRWEHYKSVESQVIQLVKEERKEQPRVGTRKLHSALYKDFCDANLKIGRDSLFNILRENNMLVKRKRAFAKTTNSYHHFHKYNNLIKELEITKPNQVWVSDITYIRTVKGFCYLALITDLYSRKIIGHDLSDSLELAGCQRALQKALWHARPAAGLIHHSDRGVQYCSHMYVNELKKRGIKISMTEENHCYENAVAERVNGILKDEFYLDQCFFSTLHAKRATKSAIKIYNNKRLHVSLGYKIPNMVFFNRA; encoded by the coding sequence ATGAACGCTACCTCAAAAACGAAACAAACTGGTATAGCAAGCATGTCGGAAGTATGTGCCTGCTTCCACCTTAAACGCGACGCATTCTATAAATACCAAAAACGATGGGAACACTATAAATCTGTTGAATCGCAGGTAATACAGCTTGTGAAAGAAGAACGGAAAGAGCAACCCAGAGTTGGCACAAGAAAGCTTCACTCCGCGCTGTACAAAGACTTTTGTGACGCAAATCTCAAGATTGGAAGGGACTCTTTGTTTAATATTCTCCGTGAGAATAACATGTTAGTGAAAAGGAAAAGGGCGTTTGCAAAAACAACCAATTCATACCACCATTTCCATAAATACAATAACCTGATAAAAGAGCTTGAAATCACAAAGCCAAACCAGGTTTGGGTATCCGACATTACCTACATCAGAACCGTAAAAGGCTTTTGTTATTTAGCGCTGATTACCGACTTGTATTCACGGAAAATTATCGGACATGACCTCAGCGATTCGCTGGAGCTGGCGGGCTGCCAACGGGCCCTCCAAAAGGCCCTGTGGCATGCCCGGCCAGCGGCCGGTCTTATACATCACTCCGACAGAGGGGTGCAATATTGCAGCCATATGTATGTAAACGAACTTAAAAAACGTGGAATTAAAATCAGCATGACAGAAGAAAACCATTGTTATGAAAATGCTGTGGCCGAAAGGGTTAACGGAATTTTAAAAGATGAATTCTATCTTGACCAATGTTTCTTTTCAACCTTGCATGCGAAACGGGCAACAAAAAGTGCTATTAAAATTTATAATAATAAAAGGCTTCATGTATCTTTAGGATATAAAATACCAAATATGGTGTTTTTTAATAGAGCATAA
- the xerA gene encoding site-specific tyrosine recombinase/integron integrase, with protein sequence MNTRPQIKLETGEHRQQQVVLVRFDYNQEIKNRLKELFPVYWSKSHGCWLIWSKDFDLGNFYKALRDITYIDYSALKITTEPEQKVKLKRNYSYRRNIELPKGYFEMLTQKRYSRSTIKTYVAYFKDFLHYFSERDPKEIGGEEINAYILELINIWDITTSEQNQRINAIKFYFEKVLRKARQVYEIERPRKEKILPDILSKEEVGAILKTTENLKHKTLLSTIYSCGLRRSELVHLKVDDVDSKRMMIKISGAKGKKDRYVQLSKVLLKLLRQYYREYKPGFWLFEGQKGGQYSPENIAILLKNAAQRAKITKRVYPHMLRHSFATHQLEQGVDIRFIQAWLGHESVKTTQRYTHVSEHNFKNFKNPLDELL encoded by the coding sequence TTGAATACACGCCCGCAAATAAAGCTTGAAACAGGTGAACACCGCCAACAGCAGGTAGTTTTGGTGCGTTTTGATTACAATCAGGAAATTAAAAACAGGTTAAAAGAATTATTCCCGGTATACTGGAGCAAATCTCACGGGTGCTGGCTGATATGGAGTAAAGATTTTGATTTAGGAAATTTTTATAAAGCACTACGCGATATTACTTACATTGATTACTCGGCGCTGAAAATAACTACCGAACCGGAACAAAAAGTAAAGCTTAAGCGAAATTATTCTTACCGCAGGAACATTGAATTGCCAAAAGGATATTTTGAAATGCTGACGCAAAAACGGTATAGCCGGAGTACGATTAAAACCTATGTGGCGTATTTCAAAGATTTCCTGCATTATTTCAGCGAAAGAGACCCGAAAGAAATAGGAGGAGAAGAAATTAATGCTTATATCCTGGAGCTTATCAATATATGGGATATTACCACCAGCGAGCAAAATCAACGAATAAATGCCATTAAGTTTTATTTTGAAAAAGTACTTCGAAAAGCAAGACAGGTTTATGAAATTGAGCGTCCGCGAAAAGAAAAGATTTTACCTGATATATTAAGCAAGGAAGAAGTTGGTGCAATTTTAAAAACCACTGAAAACCTCAAACACAAAACCCTGCTCTCTACCATTTATTCTTGTGGACTCCGGAGAAGTGAGCTTGTTCATTTAAAAGTTGATGATGTAGACTCGAAACGGATGATGATTAAGATTTCGGGTGCAAAAGGGAAAAAAGACAGGTACGTTCAACTTTCGAAAGTCTTATTAAAATTACTCAGGCAATATTATCGTGAATATAAGCCTGGATTTTGGTTGTTTGAAGGGCAAAAAGGAGGGCAATACTCGCCGGAGAATATTGCAATTTTACTTAAAAACGCTGCCCAAAGGGCGAAAATTACAAAGCGGGTTTATCCGCATATGTTGCGCCACAGTTTTGCAACACACCAATTGGAGCAAGGAGTGGATATCCGGTTTATTCAAGCCTGGTTAGGTCACGAGAGTGTAAAAACCACACAACGATACACACATGTTTCGGAACATAATTTTAAGAACTTTAAAAATCCATTGGATGAACTACTTTAG
- the lpxB gene encoding lipid-A-disaccharide synthase yields the protein MTNKTPGGIEIEISMKYYIIAGEASGDLHGSNLMKELKIADAAAEFRFFGGDLMQQVGGKLVKHYREMAFMGFLNVMLNIRTIKRNMNFCKQDLLAYKPDVLILIDYAGFNLRIAEFAKQNNIKVYYYISPKLWAWKEYRVKKIRAFVDEMFTIFPFETAFFKKHGVAVNYVGNPLFDSIGEFKKTAKSKAEFLKEHRLDERPIIALLAGSRVQEIKYILSVMRDAVAERNEYQLVLPGVNSVDKKLYEQILKGSEIKLLFNATYDVLNHAHTALVTSGTASLETALFNVPQTVLYKMEGGRVMDFIARRLVKIPWASLPNIILQKFAIQEYIQLEMTVENVSAELDKLLNDEKYRHQIFDDYKKMNELMGEPGCSKRAAEKMVELLKR from the coding sequence ATGACGAACAAGACACCAGGTGGAATCGAAATAGAAATTAGTATGAAGTATTACATTATAGCAGGCGAAGCATCGGGCGATTTGCATGGCTCGAATTTAATGAAGGAGCTGAAAATTGCGGATGCAGCTGCCGAATTTCGTTTTTTTGGCGGCGATTTAATGCAACAGGTGGGCGGCAAGCTGGTAAAACACTACCGCGAAATGGCGTTTATGGGATTTTTAAATGTAATGCTCAACATCAGAACCATTAAACGCAACATGAACTTCTGCAAACAGGATTTGCTGGCGTATAAACCCGATGTTTTAATTTTGATCGATTACGCCGGATTTAATCTTCGGATTGCTGAGTTTGCCAAACAAAACAACATTAAAGTTTACTATTATATTTCACCCAAATTGTGGGCATGGAAAGAATACCGTGTTAAAAAAATACGTGCTTTTGTCGACGAAATGTTTACCATTTTCCCCTTCGAAACGGCCTTTTTTAAAAAGCACGGTGTTGCTGTAAATTATGTGGGAAATCCCTTGTTCGATTCCATTGGCGAATTTAAAAAAACAGCAAAAAGCAAAGCCGAATTTTTAAAAGAACACCGACTTGACGAGCGGCCAATAATTGCCTTGCTGGCCGGCAGCCGCGTGCAGGAAATTAAATACATTTTATCTGTAATGCGCGATGCCGTTGCCGAAAGAAACGAGTACCAGCTGGTTTTGCCGGGGGTAAATTCGGTGGACAAAAAACTGTACGAACAAATTTTAAAAGGCTCGGAAATAAAACTGCTTTTTAATGCCACTTACGATGTGTTAAATCATGCGCACACGGCGCTGGTAACGTCGGGCACGGCTTCGCTCGAAACGGCGTTGTTTAACGTTCCGCAAACCGTACTTTATAAAATGGAGGGCGGACGGGTAATGGATTTTATAGCGCGCCGGCTGGTGAAAATTCCCTGGGCATCGTTGCCAAATATTATTTTGCAGAAATTTGCCATTCAGGAATACATACAGCTTGAAATGACGGTTGAAAATGTATCGGCCGAACTCGATAAATTGTTGAACGACGAAAAGTACAGACACCAAATTTTCGACGATTATAAAAAAATGAACGAGTTAATGGGTGAACCCGGCTGCTCGAAACGAGCTGCTGAGAAAATGGTTGAATTGTTGAAAAGGTAG